One region of Bacteroidota bacterium genomic DNA includes:
- a CDS encoding dipeptide epimerase: MKLHYTPYTLEFRHPFKIALNYRTITPVVITEIVCDGIVGYGEASMPPYLGEDHTTVSDFLIKAGKVLDEFKTPFCLETIIDRVDAIAEGNAAAKASIDIALHDLKGKLEGRACYTFWNLQKADAPDTSITIGMDAPEVVARKIKEAEAFKILKVKLGSDEDKKIIETIRSYTDKTVSVDVNQGWKIKEEALDMIHWLKEKNVLFIEQPLAKNDLTGLAWLTERSPLPVIADESFQRLTDLTRIKDCFHGINVKLMKCTGLNEAYKIIREAQKHNLKVLIGCMSETSCAVSAAAQLSPLADWADLDGPLLIKKDLFEGVGFNRGKLVLNDQPGIGVRRL; the protein is encoded by the coding sequence TTGAAACTTCATTATACTCCATATACTCTTGAGTTCAGGCATCCCTTCAAGATCGCTTTGAATTACCGGACTATAACACCTGTGGTTATTACTGAAATAGTGTGTGATGGAATTGTCGGATATGGGGAAGCCTCAATGCCGCCCTACTTGGGAGAAGATCATACAACAGTTTCGGATTTTTTGATCAAAGCAGGTAAAGTGCTTGATGAGTTCAAAACACCGTTTTGCCTGGAGACGATAATAGATAGAGTGGATGCTATAGCAGAAGGAAATGCAGCGGCAAAAGCGAGCATTGATATAGCGTTACATGATCTAAAAGGTAAATTGGAGGGCAGAGCCTGTTATACGTTCTGGAACCTGCAAAAGGCGGATGCGCCAGATACTTCTATAACAATTGGAATGGATGCGCCGGAAGTTGTTGCCAGGAAAATAAAGGAAGCGGAGGCATTCAAAATTTTAAAAGTGAAACTTGGAAGTGATGAAGATAAAAAAATAATTGAAACGATACGTTCATATACAGATAAGACGGTATCTGTTGATGTGAACCAGGGATGGAAGATAAAAGAAGAGGCGCTTGATATGATACATTGGTTAAAAGAAAAGAATGTTTTATTTATAGAGCAGCCGCTTGCGAAGAATGATCTTACGGGGTTGGCATGGCTTACCGAAAGAAGTCCATTACCTGTAATTGCCGATGAGTCGTTTCAACGATTGACTGACTTAACCCGGATAAAAGATTGTTTCCATGGAATTAATGTAAAGTTGATGAAGTGTACCGGTTTGAATGAAGCCTATAAAATAATCCGGGAGGCGCAGAAGCATAACTTAAAGGTATTGATTGGCTGCATGTCGGAAACATCATGCGCGGTATCCGCCGCTGCGCAGCTTAGTCCTTTGGCTGATTGGGCTGATCTGGACGGGCCTCTGCTTATAAAAAAAGATTTGTTTGAAGGTGTGGGATTTAACAGGGGCAAACTTGTACTGAATGATCAACCCGGTATCGGAGTTCGGAGGTTGTAA
- a CDS encoding cupin domain-containing protein has translation MEKFILTFSFALLIVVSNAQSYQSLDTIKAPADFENIYSRPLYTDSLASSFVIFIKKEVKIHKHITHTEHVYILEGDGEMTLGDKKFKIKKGDMVFIPQNTPHSLKTTSKLPVKVVSLQSPMFDGKDRVFIE, from the coding sequence ATGGAAAAGTTTATTTTAACCTTTTCATTTGCATTATTAATCGTCGTGTCAAACGCACAAAGCTACCAATCACTTGACACCATCAAAGCTCCCGCTGACTTTGAAAATATTTATTCCCGTCCGCTCTACACTGATTCCCTGGCAAGCAGTTTTGTAATTTTTATTAAGAAAGAGGTTAAAATCCACAAACATATTACACATACCGAACATGTTTACATTCTGGAAGGTGATGGCGAAATGACACTGGGTGACAAAAAATTTAAAATTAAAAAAGGTGACATGGTGTTTATTCCTCAAAACACTCCTCATTCATTAAAAACTACTTCCAAACTACCGGTTAAAGTTGTATCACTCCAGTCGCCAATGTTTGACGGGAAAGACCGTGTCTTCATTGAATAA
- a CDS encoding deoxyhypusine synthase family protein has product MNRGPISQFIEKHYLHFNSAALIDAAKGYEAHLTAGGKMMITLAGAMSTAELGKSLAEMIRQGKVDIISCTGANLEEDIMNLVAHKHYKRVPHYRDLSPKEEWALLEDGFNRVTDTCIPEEEAFRRLQKHIHKLWADADKKRERYLPHEFMYKMLLSGVLKEYYEIDPKDSWMLAAAEKNLPIICPGWEDSTMGNIFASYCIKGEIKPTTMKSGIEYMIWLTDWYRKNSGGKGVGFFQIGGGIAGDFPICVVPMMYQDLEWHDVPFWSYFCQISDSTTSYGSYSGAVPNEKITWGKLDINTPKFIVESDATIVAPLIFAWLLKW; this is encoded by the coding sequence ATGAACAGAGGCCCCATCTCCCAATTTATTGAAAAACATTATTTGCATTTTAATTCGGCCGCATTGATAGATGCGGCGAAAGGATACGAAGCCCATTTAACAGCAGGTGGAAAAATGATGATCACGCTTGCCGGAGCTATGAGCACTGCCGAACTTGGAAAATCTTTGGCTGAAATGATCCGTCAGGGAAAAGTGGACATTATTTCCTGCACCGGCGCAAATCTGGAGGAAGATATTATGAACCTTGTAGCTCATAAACATTATAAACGGGTCCCACATTACCGCGATTTAAGTCCTAAAGAAGAATGGGCTTTGCTGGAAGACGGATTTAATCGTGTTACCGATACTTGCATTCCTGAAGAAGAAGCATTCCGCAGGTTGCAAAAACATATTCATAAATTATGGGCCGATGCCGATAAAAAGAGAGAACGTTACCTGCCCCATGAGTTCATGTACAAAATGTTATTATCCGGGGTTTTGAAAGAATACTATGAAATTGACCCGAAAGATTCCTGGATGCTGGCAGCAGCGGAAAAAAATCTTCCTATCATATGTCCGGGTTGGGAAGATTCAACGATGGGTAATATTTTCGCTTCTTATTGTATCAAAGGCGAAATAAAACCGACCACGATGAAAAGTGGCATTGAATACATGATATGGCTGACTGATTGGTACAGGAAAAATTCCGGCGGCAAAGGTGTTGGCTTCTTCCAGATTGGGGGAGGCATTGCAGGTGATTTCCCAATCTGTGTTGTACCGATGATGTACCAGGACCTGGAATGGCACGATGTTCCTTTCTGGTCTTATTTCTGCCAGATATCCGACTCCACTACAAGTTATGGTTCCTATTCAGGCGCTGTTCCAAACGAAAAAATAACGTGGGGCAAGCTTGATATCAACACTCCGAAATTTATCGTAGAGTCGGACGCGACAATTGTTGCACCGCTTATTTTCGCGTGGTTATTGAAATGGTAA
- a CDS encoding T9SS type A sorting domain-containing protein: MRYFFCLSFLFCCVASVNAQKTLSGKIKVYFTKSVDTSVSKGVYAEQLFKTVDDTLVAYINRAKYSLDIAIYNYTYASTIADIAAAINKAYNRGVKVRIIYDGSVGNTGIPNISASIPKVASPQGSNYNIMHNKFVIVDAKSADANDAIVWTGSANWSNNMFYLDANNVIVIQDKPLALAFRTEFEEMWGDTGMVPNTANSRFGQYKTDNTPHQFVIDGKTVELYFSPSDDTNAKIINSINKADSDLEFCMLQFTRSDIANAIISKAQETGFVAMGLEDPSGLLVGQTVYNNMKTVMGDSLLTDNQSNSILHHKYIIVDQSNSMAAPIVLTGSHNWTTSANTTNDENTLIIHDSTIANVYYQEFVARFKESGGVLSVADKVSSDDITIYPNPGSTEVNISLRLNMRTKTFVKLENILGQVFFSDQIQDQFTNIDVSNFERGMYFLKITFGTTTVAKKILLH, translated from the coding sequence ATGAGATACTTTTTTTGTTTAAGTTTTTTATTCTGTTGTGTTGCTTCAGTTAATGCTCAAAAAACACTCAGCGGTAAGATTAAAGTATATTTTACCAAATCGGTTGATACGAGTGTTTCAAAAGGTGTTTACGCGGAGCAATTATTTAAGACGGTCGACGATACTTTAGTGGCTTATATTAACAGGGCAAAGTATAGCCTGGATATTGCTATTTATAATTATACCTATGCATCCACCATTGCGGATATTGCCGCTGCCATCAATAAAGCGTATAACAGGGGCGTTAAAGTGCGTATTATTTATGATGGCAGTGTAGGTAATACAGGCATACCAAATATCTCAGCATCAATACCAAAAGTGGCCAGTCCACAGGGATCGAATTATAATATAATGCATAATAAGTTTGTTATTGTAGATGCTAAATCAGCCGATGCTAATGATGCAATTGTCTGGACAGGTTCAGCCAACTGGTCGAATAATATGTTTTACCTGGATGCGAACAATGTTATTGTTATACAGGACAAACCTCTTGCACTGGCTTTTCGGACTGAGTTTGAAGAAATGTGGGGCGATACAGGTATGGTGCCGAATACGGCCAATTCGAGGTTCGGTCAGTATAAAACGGATAATACCCCGCACCAGTTTGTAATAGATGGAAAGACGGTGGAGTTATACTTTAGTCCATCGGATGATACAAATGCAAAGATTATTAATTCAATTAATAAGGCGGATAGCGACCTGGAATTTTGTATGCTCCAGTTCACAAGGAGTGATATTGCAAATGCAATAATATCAAAAGCGCAGGAAACAGGTTTTGTTGCAATGGGGCTGGAGGATCCTTCGGGTTTATTGGTTGGCCAGACAGTTTACAATAATATGAAAACAGTGATGGGGGATAGCCTGCTTACGGATAACCAGTCGAATTCCATTTTGCACCATAAGTATATAATTGTCGATCAATCCAATTCAATGGCTGCCCCGATCGTGTTAACAGGTTCTCACAATTGGACAACTTCCGCAAATACAACCAACGATGAGAATACATTGATAATTCATGATTCAACGATCGCAAATGTTTATTACCAGGAGTTTGTTGCCCGTTTCAAAGAAAGCGGGGGAGTGCTGTCAGTTGCTGATAAAGTTAGTTCTGATGATATAACAATTTACCCCAATCCGGGTAGTACTGAAGTTAATATCAGTTTACGGTTAAATATGCGGACGAAAACCTTTGTGAAGCTGGAAAATATATTAGGACAGGTGTTCTTTTCAGATCAAATCCAGGATCAATTTACTAATATAGATGTATCAAACTTTGAGCGGGGAATGTATTTTTTAAAAATCACCTTCGGCACAACTACAGTTGCAAAGAAAATATTGTTGCATTAA